A single region of the Nitrosomonas sp. Is79A3 genome encodes:
- the selD gene encoding selenide, water dikinase SelD, with amino-acid sequence MPHKKDLRLIGGGHSHIAVIKKLGMKPIPGLRVTLISNNTLTPYSGMLPGLIAGHYTVEDCHIDLRKLCQWAGVQFICSEVQHIDLLAKQIYCHQYPSLRYDLLSINVGSQPALDEIKNATAYGHPIKPVKQFLQNWHQWLESAQISRQSKRIVVIGGGAAGVEILLAMHYKLCNTTSIYADFTLICADQHILSSHNERVQAFFKHHLQVLGIRIICGKQVVSVTEHQLTLNDNTTLNYDFSAWAIHAGAQTWVAESGLKCDDRGFIQVDQYLRSISHPDIFAVGDSAAFKPTPLPKAGVYAVRQGPVLAKNIVAQLENRHLLPFKPQRHFLSLLTTGDRYAVASRGTLFARGKWVWVWKNHIDRTFMARFNPQPMANNHNSHGGIESMRCGGCGAKVGSNILQNVLSQLDVQSHPDIVSDPGDDAAIINLPANTRWLQSVDFFRSFIDDPYLLGRIAAIHSLGDIYAMGGIPHSALVTAIIPYSSEPIMQETLLHLMRGVLKTLKDENTALIGGHSGEGSEMAIGLTVNGTLPSIEALTKSGLTPGDSLILTKPIGSGVLLAANMAARCQGLWLDQALAYMLQSNRTAATILRSCAARSCTDVTGFGLLGHLQEMLLASQCSASLSMDAIPIMEGAQQYSQQNIQSTLYAANKQASQCQYYSGQHPSYPLLFDPQTAGGLLAGIPAERTNECLHALTAAGYTSAHIGNVTPHDTNSLIILADH; translated from the coding sequence ATGCCACATAAAAAAGATTTACGTTTAATTGGCGGCGGCCATAGCCATATCGCCGTTATCAAAAAATTGGGAATGAAACCAATCCCCGGTCTCAGAGTGACGCTCATCAGCAATAATACGCTCACACCATACTCAGGCATGCTGCCTGGATTAATTGCTGGACATTATACCGTTGAAGATTGTCACATTGATTTACGGAAACTGTGTCAATGGGCTGGCGTGCAATTTATTTGCAGCGAGGTTCAACACATTGATCTGCTCGCAAAGCAAATATACTGCCATCAATACCCTTCCTTGCGATACGATTTATTGTCAATTAATGTGGGTTCCCAGCCCGCGCTCGATGAAATTAAAAACGCTACTGCATATGGCCACCCCATTAAACCGGTCAAGCAATTTCTGCAGAATTGGCACCAATGGCTCGAATCAGCTCAAATATCCCGCCAGTCAAAACGAATTGTTGTAATCGGAGGCGGAGCTGCCGGTGTAGAAATACTGTTGGCTATGCACTATAAGCTCTGCAATACGACTTCAATTTATGCAGACTTTACCCTGATTTGCGCTGATCAACATATCCTCAGTTCACACAATGAACGCGTGCAAGCATTTTTTAAACATCACTTGCAAGTGCTAGGTATTCGCATTATCTGCGGAAAACAGGTCGTGTCCGTTACTGAACACCAACTGACGCTAAATGATAATACAACACTGAATTACGATTTTTCTGCCTGGGCTATTCATGCTGGTGCGCAGACTTGGGTAGCAGAAAGCGGTCTCAAGTGCGATGATCGCGGCTTCATTCAGGTTGATCAATACCTCCGCAGTATTTCACATCCGGATATATTTGCTGTTGGCGACAGCGCTGCATTCAAGCCTACGCCATTGCCCAAAGCGGGCGTTTATGCTGTCCGTCAAGGCCCGGTCCTGGCAAAAAATATCGTCGCTCAGCTCGAAAATCGCCATCTTTTGCCTTTTAAACCGCAACGGCACTTCTTAAGTTTGTTAACGACAGGAGATCGTTACGCTGTCGCTTCTCGGGGCACATTATTTGCGCGTGGAAAGTGGGTTTGGGTTTGGAAGAATCACATTGATCGTACTTTCATGGCGCGCTTCAATCCACAGCCTATGGCTAACAACCATAACTCGCACGGTGGCATAGAATCGATGCGATGCGGTGGATGTGGCGCAAAAGTCGGCAGCAATATATTACAGAATGTTTTGTCACAGTTGGATGTTCAATCTCACCCTGATATAGTCAGCGATCCAGGGGATGATGCCGCGATTATTAATCTGCCTGCCAATACCCGATGGTTACAATCCGTTGATTTCTTCAGAAGCTTTATCGATGACCCCTATTTGCTGGGCCGTATCGCTGCAATTCATAGCTTAGGAGATATTTATGCAATGGGTGGAATTCCCCATTCTGCATTGGTGACCGCAATTATCCCGTATAGCAGCGAGCCTATTATGCAAGAAACATTATTGCATTTGATGCGCGGTGTATTAAAAACCCTAAAGGATGAAAATACTGCGCTGATTGGCGGACACAGTGGCGAAGGATCCGAAATGGCTATCGGGCTAACTGTTAACGGAACACTCCCATCAATTGAAGCCCTGACAAAATCCGGACTAACACCCGGTGATAGTTTAATTCTCACCAAACCTATCGGCAGTGGTGTTTTACTCGCTGCCAACATGGCTGCGCGCTGCCAGGGTTTATGGCTTGATCAGGCATTGGCCTATATGTTGCAAAGTAACCGGACCGCGGCAACCATCTTACGCTCTTGTGCAGCGCGCAGTTGTACCGATGTAACCGGATTTGGCTTACTCGGACATTTACAGGAGATGCTACTAGCCTCACAATGCAGCGCCTCCTTATCAATGGACGCCATTCCAATCATGGAGGGCGCACAACAGTACAGCCAGCAAAACATTCAAAGCACACTCTATGCCGCCAATAAACAAGCCAGCCAATGCCAATATTACAGTGGGCAACACCCAAGCTATCCTCTACTCTTCGATCCGCAAACCGCGGGGGGGTTACTAGCCGGAATACCCGCCGAGCGCACCAATGAATGTCTACACGCACTCACTGCTGCCGGCTATACTTCAGCGCATATTGGCAATGTCACGCCCCATGATACAAATTCGCTTATCATTTTAGCTGATCACTAA